In Rhinatrema bivittatum chromosome 11, aRhiBiv1.1, whole genome shotgun sequence, a single window of DNA contains:
- the GP1BB gene encoding platelet glycoprotein Ib beta chain produces the protein MVVAVLEQLHLHTPFKLKMRCWILLLSLLHFLSLVLGHCPAPCHCSSNTVDCNSKDLTEESLPAAFPQSTKVIRLKHNSLKALPNGLFDGLLGLQEVHLQQNPWTCDCNILYLRSWIQKQQSRELYRDVVCSSPPSMRGRLIMYLTEDEVLSTCQYWHCSLALICQICLFFFITLQAILLIFVIIFLRRFQTIAKEARGTTKEIYQNTDAYVYESFSNDAHPLYNHSRT, from the coding sequence AGCTGAAGATGAGGTGCTGGATTCTGCTCCTttctctccttcacttcctgtCACTAGTGCTGGGCCACTGCCCCGCCCCCTGCCACTGCAGCTCCAACACGGTTGACTGTAACAGTAAGGACCTGACTGAGGAAAGCCTGCCAGCAGCCTTCCCTCAGTCTACTAAAGTGATCCGCCTGAAACACAACAGTCTGAAGGCGCTGCCCAATGGGCTCTTTGATGGCCTGCTGGGCCTGCAGGAGGTCCACCTGCAGCAAAACCCCTGGACCTGTGACTGTAACATCTTGTACTTGCGTTCCTGGAtccagaagcagcagagcagggaGCTGTACCGAGATGTAGTGTGCTCCTCCCCACCATCCATGAGGGGGAGGCTCATCATGTACCTGACCGAGGATGAAGTGCTCTCCACCTGCCAGTACTGGCACTGCAGCCTGGCCCTCATCTGCCAGAtctgcctctttttcttcatCACCTTGCAGGCCATCCTGCTCATCTTCGTCATCATCTTCCTGCGTCGCTTCCAAACAATCGCCAAGGAAGCCCGGGGGACAACCAAGGAAATCTACCAAAACACAGATGCCTACGTGTATGAGAGCTTTTCCAATGATGCCCATCCACTCTACAACCACAGCAGGACGTAG